The Takifugu flavidus isolate HTHZ2018 chromosome 21, ASM371156v2, whole genome shotgun sequence genome has a window encoding:
- the sem1 gene encoding 26S proteasome complex subunit SEM1, with protein sequence MSEKKQTVDLGLLEEDDEFEEFPAEDWTGLDEDEDAHVWEDNWDDDNVEDDFSNQLRAELEKHGYKMETS encoded by the exons ATGTCGGAGAAGAAACAGACTGTTGACCTCGGTCTGCTGGAGGAAGACGACGAGTTCGAGGAGTTCCCGGCCGAAG ATTGGACGGGGCTGGATGAAGACGAGGATGCTCATGTTTGGGAGGACAACTGGGACGATGACAACGTAGAGGACGATTTCTCCAATCAGTTGAG GGCCGAGCTGGAAAAACACGGCTACAAGATGGAGACGTCGTAG